A region from the Leishmania panamensis strain MHOM/PA/94/PSC-1 chromosome 20 sequence genome encodes:
- a CDS encoding hypothetical protein (TriTrypDB/GeneDB-style sysID: LpmP.20.4910): protein MQWPEVPPGLAAPYAAPLSSAPSPLFGVIIPGYPVQTNVSLVDTGRWTVNLGVAPESFVVFLTMSEPLPPGHGIGLFLAREDTMSFQYVGALTQQQASCIVKVSAIFLNTSQPTRVVLGLALEREEELQNLGLTQEQALQQSQVATKVAIAERILEDLYGFVVSYARTITLGFGSGTSGISSIEPGDYVVMPASFVDKWRARLQTKIAKDNAFLA, encoded by the coding sequence ATGCAGTGGCCGGAGGTACCGCCGGGACTAGCAGCACCctacgcagcgccgctcagTAGCGCCCCATCGCCTCTCTTCGGCGTCATCATTCCCGGCTACCCCGTGCAGACTAATGTCTCCCTGGTCGATACCGGGCGGTGGACCGTCAACCTTGGCGTGGCACCGGAGAGCTTTGTCGTGTTTCTCACCATGTCAGAACCGCTTCCGCCCGGCCACGGCATCGGTCTCTTTCTCGCCCGCGAGGACACCATGAGCTTTCAGTATGTCGGCGCCCTCacccagcagcaggcaagCTGCATCGTTAAAGTGTCGGCCATCTTTCTCAATACCTCCCAACCAACCCGTGTCGTGCTGGGGTTAGCGCTggagcgggaggaggagctgcagaacCTCGGCCTCACGCAGGAGCAAGCGTTGCAACAGTCGCAGGTGGCCACCAAGGTTGCCATCGCGGAGCGAATTCTCGAGGATCTATACGGCTTTGTTGTGAGCTACGCCCGTACCATCACCCTGGGCTTCGGTAGCGGCACCAGTGGCATTAGTTCTATCGAGCCTGGCGACTATGTTGTGATGCCAGCATCTTTCGTGGACAAGTGGCGCGCGCGCCTACAGACGAAGATAGCAAAGGATAACGCCTTCTTGGCGTAG
- a CDS encoding hypothetical protein (TriTrypDB/GeneDB-style sysID: LpmP.20.4900) translates to MLRRTLSCCNRPKGPPGLRPGKEYRLTVPYRSEVTMIRQANFKKFNSNIRELFKKPLEMNNIKAVPRDLGELPRNYVLKLLFFHQPIRLLDLWELCKQHNDVPLDSARHLRLVLKIAKLQKWAYAEKNQTDNLYYYYVHQSRIHEVQQMVRHDEVVKRAQEADSKRQIVRQEEGRQAREAQSLDDHIIALQNTLVSNIGHIRAFDPTFVDTKPYVMESGAVNCAWHWEGAVDTATQEASSHAEKNSKL, encoded by the coding sequence ATGCTGCGCCGAACACTCTCATGCTGCAACAGACCAAAAGGCCCGCCAGGGCTGCGGCCTGGGAAGGAGTACCGTCTTACCGTTCCGTACCGCAGTGAGGTGACAATGATTCGCCAGGCTAACTTTAAGAAGTTCAACAGCAATATCCGCGAGCTCTTCAAGAAACCGTTGGAGATGAACAACATCAAGGCCGTGCCACGTGACCTGGGTGAGCTTCCCCGAAACTACGTTTTGAAGCTGCTCTTCTTTCACCAGCCGATTCGCCTGCTTGACTTGTGGGAGCTGTGCAAGCAGCACAACGATGTTCCTCTCGACTCTGCacggcacctgcgcctcgTGCTCAAGATTGCGAAGCTGCAGAAGTGGGCGTATGCAGAGAAGAATCAGACAGACAACCTCTACTACTACTACGTGCACCAGAGTCGCATTCATGAGGTGCAGCAGATGGTGCGGCACGACGAGGTTGTGAAACGGGCGCAGGAGGCTGATTCGAAGAGGCAGATAGTGCGCCAAGAGGAAGGGCGTCAGGCGCGTGAGGCGCAGAGCCTTGACGACCACATCATCGCACTGCAGAACACGCTAGTAAGCAACATAGGCCACATACGCGCCTTTGACCCCACCTTTGTGGACACTAAACCCTACGTCATGGAGTCAGGGGCAGTGAACTGCGCGTGGCACTGGGAGGGAGCAGTCGATACGGCGACACAGGAAGCGTCTTCTCACGCTGAAAAGAACTCCAAACTGTGA
- a CDS encoding hypothetical protein (TriTrypDB/GeneDB-style sysID: LpmP.20.4930), with amino-acid sequence MGATPSREAKPTIRSLRYGNHEIGLIPITRTYFNNQNPQLRQQFIRVRNDPNVRYSHTRLRGYSMAELPPASYTEEDLEAYLDTVERGLFDTNEEMLDAGALQTPMISMMQLQYLLQCGGEVDLYDPTLEKEPESDKGSQPPTSVEPFLLGAIGTSLLPSCNGVSFSDVTTPKNPCPPRENGWLQSTSLSLRASSSGETVKNSPVHPASVVSATVSLSATPSHMLLPPTMPVAPPQDEKAEKMPSAEDCATDWFLKLKGFLQSHHRRTDEFCRPSCNATCKDNGQSSFLPQFYKSEEYLRFKRAVRPVPCAVLFIYVNNREEHDCFTFQGHRVNVIGSFDMRSHDDDHDDFAPTLQIRKAILKAAGDRTLERVLALSTKYYLDSFTEIVLQQLQRRPVAELLVGLGEEARSLLCKVPTGSPAGGSDGCPSMYDPLSIARALFYERITKLPLVVSSPFNNYPALKFIYDFTSLTHSIEDSQFVRPGDLRLCTYDCEKGERGIIFLFHGRALALSWLWATTQTQTSTVRESWAQYTLCEHTQSRERRVQHWLTTDPRAKTLLGDSAITACFEQHLEHLHSEIVRARNTPTEDARSWSDVQEYSHDMKLYRIFLSPLCGPLLTTVKTAKPEKPKDRSNAKRSPAANSAQSAADGGNASTCSHSRAASDLRLVMSPSASALPTNSRSSTQARGKKSPNTPLTGLSTSGRTLSTSNFSTSATTLGGGSSSSAPLYMSGTAPGAFLHPPPSLSGDGATRVTMPRSFMAPAAFASQSAPIAGMPVPMPIYFTDSLEQPQLQPQPVSPMLVTSPPTGISFPMATAPWPLHSFIQSPQPPQSMMTSPNQPPAAVSTPYVVQVSSNGVQTLMPITFASTPSSNTPSMSFQTDASNSRNTNFQHAPQQPPPPSFSAPMMVPNGKGDASSLSSSQQSFGSKGTPYAGASILNSMTPPNPHPAHSLDSAATAAALYPNMMTAFATGNGGATMHSVPHHLAPQQTTAPMFATMHPALAQLTENHTACLATPKAYVPVGYFSTSVPGSPHMPQ; translated from the coding sequence ATGGGCGCTACCCCGTCACGCGAGGCGAAGCCGACCATTCGGTCGCTGCGCTACGGCAACCACGAAATCGGCCTTATTCCGATCACTCGCACCTACTTCAACAACCAAAACCCAcaactgcggcagcagtTCATTCGTGTTCGCAATGACCCGAACGTGCGCTATAGCCACACACGCCTTCGCGGCTACAGCATGGCGGAGTTGCCACCTGCCAGCTATACTGAAGAAGACCTGGAGGCTTATCTGGACACGGTCGAGCGCGGTCTGTTTGACACGAATGAGGAAATGCTCGACGCTGGGGCGCTGCAGACGCCGATGATAAGCATGATGCAACTCCAGTACCTCCTGCAGTGTGGCGGAGAGGTGGACCTGTACGACCCAACGCTCGAGAAGGAGCCGGAGAGCGACAAGGGCAGCCAGCCACCCACTTCCGTGGAGCCGTTCTTACTCGGCGCCATCGGCACGTCATTGCTGCCGTCCTGCAATGGTGTAAGCTTTAGTGACGTGACGACTCCAAAGAACCCGTGCCCACCGCGTGAAAATGGCTGGCTGCAATCCACGTCCCTGTCCttgcgcgcctcctcgtcgggCGAGACTGTCAAAAACAGCCCCGTTCACCCGGCGTCCGTTGTGTCTGCCACTGTATCGCTCAGCGCCACTCCATCGCAcatgctgctgccccccacCATGCCTGTGGCACCCCCGCAGGAtgagaaggcggagaagatgcCGAGCGCCGAGGACTGCGCCACCGACTGGTTCCTCAAGCTCAAGGGCTTCCTTCagtcgcaccaccgccgcacggACGAGTTCTGCCGCCCCAGTTGCAATGCCACCTGCAAAGACAATGGTCAGTCTTCATTCCTGCCTCAGTTCTACAAGTCTGAAGAGTACCTTCGCTTCAAGCGTGCTGTGCGGCCCGTGCCGTGCGCGGTGCTGTTTATCTATGTCAACAACCGCGAGGAGCACGACTGCTTCACGTTCCAGGGCCATCGCGTGAACGTCATTGGAAGCTTTGACATGCGCAGCCACGATGACGACCACGACGACTTCGCACCGACTCTGCAGATCCGCAAAGCTATTCTCAAAGCTGCCGGCGACCGTACCCTTGAGCGTGTGCTCGCTCTGTCGACAAAGTACTACCTGGATAGCTTCACCGAGATtgtccttcagcagctgcagcgacgccctGTTGCGGAGCTGTTGGTGGGCcttggcgaggaggcgcggaGCTTGTTGTGCAAGGTGCCCACCGGTTCCCCCGCTGGCGGCTCTGACGGCTGCCCATCCATGTACGACCCTCTTTCAATTGCGAGGGCGCTCTTCTACGAGCGCATCACAAAGCTACCGCTGGTGGTGTCGTCCCCCTTTAACAACTACCCTGCCCTCAAGTTCATCTATGACTTCACTTCCCTCACCCACAGCATCGAGGACAGCCAGTTCGTCCGCCCAGGCGACCTGCGTCTGTGCACGTACGACTGTGAGAAGGGCGAGCGAGGAATCATCTTTCTGTTTCACGGCCGCGCCCTGGCACTTAGCTGGCTGTGGGCGacgacacagacacagacgTCCACGGTTCGTGAGTCGTGGGCACAGTACACACTGTGCGAGCACACCCAGTCCCGTGAGCGGCGCGTGCAGCACTGGCTGACCACGGACCCACGAGCTAAGACGCTGCTCGGAGACTCGGCGATCACCGCATGCttcgagcagcacctcgaACACCTCCACAGCGAAATCGTGCGCGCACGCAACACCCCAACAGAGGACGCGAGGTCGTGGTCCGACGTGCAGGAGTACAGTCATGACATGAAGCTTTATCGCATCTTCCTGTCCCCACTCTGCGGGCCTCTGCTCACGACGGTAAAGACGGCAAAGCCAGAGAAGCCAAAGGACCGCAGCAATGCCAAGAGGTCGCCAGCTGCCAACTCTGCTCAGAGCGCCGCAGACGGCGGCAATGCATCGACGTGCTCTCACAGCAGGGCCGCCTCGGATTTGCGGTTGGTGATGTCGCCGTCGGCGAGTGCTTTGCCGACCAACAGCCGTAGCAGCACGCAGGCACGCGGCAAGAAGTCCCCAAACACTCCACTGACGGGCCTCAGCACGTCTGGGCGGACCCTTTCCACCTCGAACTtctccaccagcgccacaaCTCTGGGcggcggaagcagcagcagcgcaccgcttTACATGAGCGGCACCGCCCCCGGTGCCTTCCTGCACCCGCCACCCTCCCTCAGCGGTGATGGCGCCACGCGGGTAACAATGCCAAGAAGCTTCATGGCGCCTGCTGCCTTCGCTAGCCAGTCAGCTCCGATTGCCGGCATGCCTGTACCGATGCCCATCTACTTCACTGACTCGCTGGAGCAACCACAGCTACAACCGCAACCCGTGTCGCCGATGCTCGTGACCTCGCCACCGACAGGGATTTCCTTCCCCATGGCGACCGCACCTTGGCCCCTGCACTCCTTCATCcagtcgccgcagccgccacagTCGATGATGACGTCACCGAACCAGCCACCTGCAGCAGTCTCCACCCCATACGTTGTTCAGGTTTCGAGCAACGGTGTGCAGACGCTGATGCCCATCACATTTGCGTCGACCCCGAGCTCGAACACGCCAAGCATGAGTTTCCAGACCGACGCCTCCAACTCGAGGAACACAAACTTCCAgcacgcaccacagcagccaccaccgccgtcgtttTCAGCGCCGATGATGGTGCCGAACGGGAAGGGCGATGCGTCGTCACTGTCCTCCTCGCAGCAGTCATTTGGGAGCAAAGGCACGCCGTACGCAGGAGCTTCCATCCTCAACAGTATGACCCCTCCAAACCCGCATCCAGCTCACAGCCTAGACAGCGCcgctaccgctgccgcgctgtaCCCAAATATGATGACCGCCTTTGCAACCGGGAACGGCGGTGCCACAATGCACTCTGTCCCCCATCATCTGGCTCCGCAGCAGACGACCGCACCAATGTTTGCGACGATGCACCCCGCGTTAGCGCAACTTACGGAGAATCACACGGCGTGTTTAGCCACCCCGAAAGCCTACGTTCCTGTCGGCTACTTCAGCACGTCTGTGCCCGGATCTCCTCATATGCCACAATAA
- a CDS encoding hypothetical protein (TriTrypDB/GeneDB-style sysID: LpmP.20.4920), whose translation MGGYPSHDAPNFLFATAAQHPNNGGTTEVCLVPLLRRHFNDMNRRLKDAVAQLYFNGPPNTTALALQAMQSGISSLCASPDISAQTSFHNLNDASGSIILPAGQPPPLAPNSAIASNTSFDSITETQRKAVHAYKAMDQLLNEIEASFVTATRVLYDSAALASAKVHEKRACSTKAMEKAKSSGVAPAAGGNVKGDLATLHVIGNSSRPSPMSQQSTVPPPPPMLRPVPCAICIIEPDTSGRRSSSGQQNTTATNVTQNNNTLTALNVPTPTAGPNGLQMPTSSNGGGGIPSSPEWVTVQSRRLRCIGYLSCFSKPRAVDYESREMYGPESKPPLHILRVSDCSSKGLDVAFELILQDEGKYVHLLEPVVFLASIMFRSQYLTSSMLQRPVHSPEVENAYYAHLQLLNIHVMLSKDHVHQLKMLQEQLPLMDFVEEMGLSERHAATNAGGETASCGGAPSLETTITVGDGSAEIIGPVAADGDAPTKACDELLRSRRHARDDDSEDREHLDKEDDGQKNGAPSEAAEVTSAENSAKRADYGENEEEGAADSTRDTAADWEKDVKPSNISTSATSRRTRRSRRRQRKQKTIEPQDEIYRKTHCSMPEVSLYELSSGERGIEVVFDGALLARMMKLVAETAAYETVKNSYIRCDMGPLMKERRHLNQSRRDALQEEGSIEREEERVMGSTIVAATVRRWVKEGLAAEEEKHKKAQQTAAATAAQSHLPLLPQGTQMLHNISVMHVSGAQGGGPNVMAGSIASASAVNPILTAQAAAMGQNTSLLQMAMVPVNQPTTAAGASTSAATPSAPMLMYVPGVGYMQVPSNSRVLTAPAAPQQAVLPTYVINPVTGQPIMVAPQAAPACATNPSGTPPQQPQMTAVPSMMHMYNVQQQQQMMGASPQYFAAHAAPQAVQQSQQQQYHYMMGPGGQLLMVPIASAPTPQASQPQQQQQQYMMTAIPPQQAPQLQPQQVYMNPCMMPGMMNMAAAQQQAQQQAQHQVQQHVQQQAQQQAEGQKAYQQFMDAQEEVQLLRQLQQQAQMAQQAPLNEQQQAQLLKQAQLMVQARRVYQSQQQQHTQNQTQQMTQHQQAQQPQQTITNVAAGGNPQGFSPQSSTRTPAGTPQQQGSAAAPPAPYSAAPGSAMSPSLSHMPVMQHPNMQNMYAQLQPQPAPTTSTSGKEASSSGPTASASNTSAKSTSTNPQSTSTGAAGTIGDQAAAPGAVNTHPKMNPYNFAAMNDDDDDAAVALAAATATMEAIRGHGGIDRDDDDEDEDGSQFFSSGQFFFRTQ comes from the coding sequence ATGGGTGGCTATCCTTCTCATGATGCGCCGAACTTCCTGTTCGCAACGGCGGCGCAACATCCCAACAACGGCGGCACGACTGAGGTGTGCCTCGTTCCGCTCCTGCGGCGTCACTTCAACGATATGAACAGGCGACTGAAGgatgcggtggcgcagctctaCTTCAATGGGCCACCCAACACGACCGCGCTTGCCCTCCAGGCCATGCAGAGCGGCATTTCCTCGCTCTGCGCCTCGCCCGATATCTCTGCGCAGACGTCCTTTCACAACTTGAACGATGCGTCTGGCAGTATCATCCTACCCGCCGGCcaaccgccgccgctggcgcccAACTCCGCCATAGCGAGTAACACGAGTTTTGACTCCATCACCGAGACGCAACGGAAGGCTGTGCACGCCTACAAGGCCATGGACCAACTGCTGAACGAGATCGAGGCATCTTTCGTCACGGCAACTCGCGTCTTGTATGACTCAGCTGCACTAGCGAGCGCGAAGGTACACGAGAAGCGGGCGTGCTCCACCAAGGCCATGGAGAAAGCAAAGAGCTCCGGAGTTGCTCCAGCGGCTGGTGGGAATGTGAAGGGGGATCTGGCGACCCTTCATGTGATTGGTAACTCCTCACGGCCATCGCCCATGTCACAACAGTCCACGGtgcctcccccgcccccgaTGCTGCGCCCGGTGCCATGCGCGATATGCATCATTGAGCCTGACACCTCAGGCCGTCGATCCTCGTCGGGACAGCAGAACACAACAGCTACCAACGTCACTCAGAACAATAACACTCTGACGGCCCTCAATGTGCCGACTCCGACAGCGGGACCTAATGGGCTGCAGATGCCCACCTCCAGCAACGGTGGGGGAGGCATTCCGTCCTCACCGGAGTGGGTGACTGTGCAGAGCCGTCGACTGCGTTGCATTGGGTACCTCTCGTGCTTCTCGAAGCCGAGAGCCGTGGACTACGAGTCGAGGGAGATGTACGGACCGGAGTCCAAGCCGCCTCTGCACATACTCCGCGTCAGTGACTGTAGCTCTAAGGGTCTGGATGTAGCATTCGAGCTGATCCTTCAGGATGAGGGCAAGTACGTGCACCTGTTGGAGCCGGTCGTCTTCTTGGCCAGCATAATGTTCCGCTCTCAATACCTGACCAGCAGCATGCTGCAGCGTCCCGTACACTCCCCTGAGGTAGAAAACGCGTACTACGCtcacctgcagctccttAACATTCACGTAATGCTGTCAAAGGACCATGTGCACCAGTTGAAGATGCTACAGGAGCAACTTCCGCTCATGGACTTCGTGGAGGAAATGGGTCTTAGCGAGCGGCACGCCGCGACAAACGCCGGCGGTGAGACGGCCtcgtgtggtggtgctccTTCGCTGGAGACAACGATAACTGTCGGTGACGGGTCAGCAGAGATTATCGGGCCTGTGGCGGCTGATGGAGATGCCCCGACGAAGGCCTGTGACGAGCTCTTGAGGTCGCGCCGGCATGCCCGCGATGATGACTCAGAAGACAGGGAACACTTGGACAAAGAGGATGATGGGCAGAAGAATGGGGCACCCAGCGAGGCTGCCGAGGTGACATCAGCGGAGAACTCGGCGAAGAGAGCGGACTACGGCgagaacgaagaggagggggcggccgACTCGACACGCGACACCGCGGCGGATTGGGAAAAGGATGTGAAGCCTAGCAACATCTCTACCTCTGCGACAAGTCGTCGcacgcgccgcagccgccgccgtcagcgcAAGCAGAAGACGATCGAGCCGCAAGACGAAATCTATCGCAAGACGCACTGCAGTATGCCTGAGGTCTCCCTGTATGAGCTGAGCTCTGGCGAGCGAGGAATTGAAGTTGTCTTTGACGGCGCACTGCTTGCACGCATGATGAAACTCGTTGCTGAAACGGCTGCCTACGAGACAGTCAAGAACTCATACATCCGATGTGATATGGGGCCACTAATGAaggagcgccgccacctcaaCCAGAGCCGTCGCGACGCCCTgcaagaggagggcagcattgagcgcgaggaggagcgcgtgATGGGCAGCACCATTGTCGCTGCCACGGTGCGTCGCTGGGTAAAGGAGGGCCttgctgccgaggaggagaagcacaagaaggcgcagcagacCGCAGCAGCTACAGCGGCCCAATCCCACCTGCCCCTGCTCCCGCAGGGGACACAGATGCTGCACAACATATCTGTGATGCACGTTAGCGGGGCACAGGGTGGTGGACCGAACGTGATGGCAGGATCCATTGCATCCGCCAGTGCTGTAAATCCGATCCTCACtgcgcaggcagcagcgatgggcCAAAATACATCCCTGCTGCAAATGGCCATGGTACCGGTCAACCAGCCGACAACGGCGGCGGGAGCCTCAACCTCGGCTGCCACCCCAAGTGCCCCGATGCTCATGTACGTGCCCGGTGTTGGGTACATGCAGGTCCCGAGCAATTCCCGAGTCTTGACGGccccagctgcgccgcagcaagCAGTGCTTCCAACATACGTGATCAACCCGGTGACGGGCCAGCCGATTATGGTGGCTCCTCAAGCCGCGCCCGCATGCGCCACTAACCCTTCCggcacaccaccgcagcagccacagatGACAGCCGTTCCGTCTATGATGCATATGTACAacgtacagcagcagcagcagatgatGGGGGCTTCGCCACAGTACTTTGCTGCccacgctgcgccgcaagCAGTGCAACAgtcgcaacagcagcagtaccacTACATGATGGGTCCCGGCGGGCAGTTGCTGATGGTGCCCATCGCGTCCGCGCCAACACCGCAGGCctcgcagccacagcagcagcaacagcagtaTATGATGACCGCTATACCGCCTCAACAAGCCCCACAattgcagccgcagcaggtcTACATGAACCCCTGTATGATGCCTGGAATGATGAACAtggccgccgcgcagcaaCAAGCCCAACAGCAAGCGCAGCATCAAGTACAGCAGCATGTGCAGCAACAGGCGCAGCAACAGGCTGAAGGCCAGAAAGCTTACCAGCAGTTCATGGATGCGCAGGAGGAAGTCCAGCTGTTACGCCAGCTCCAGCAACAGGCCCAAATGGCTCAGCAGGCGCCCCtcaacgagcagcagcaagcacaACTCCTgaagcaggcgcagctgatGGTGCAGGCTCGGCGGGTCTATCAGTctcaacagcaacagcataCACAGAATCAGACCCAGCAAATGACTCAGCATCAACAGGCacagcaaccgcagcagACAATAACCAACGTGGCAGCAGGGGGAAACCCGCAAGGCTTCAGCCCGCAAAGCTCCACTCGCACACCCGCTGGTACGCCTCAGCAAcaaggcagcgccgccgcgccaccagcgccttACAGCGCAGCACCCGGCTCTGCCatgtcgccgtcgctgtcacaCATGCCAGTGATGCAGCACCCGAATATGCAAAACATGTACGCGCAGCTCCAACCGCAGCCTGCGCCCACGACGAGCACGTCTGGCAAGGAGGCCTCATCGTCAGGGCCAACGGCAAGTGCAAGCAACACAAGCGCCAAGTCGACCAGCACCAATCCCCAGTCCACCTCtactggtgctgcaggaacGATCGGCGATCAGGCGGCCGCCCCGGGAGCGGTGAATACGCATCCGAAGATGAACCCGTACAACTTTGCCGCAATgaacgacgatgacgacgacgccgcggtCGCACttgcggctgcgacggctACAATGGAGGCCATCCGTGGTCACGGCGGTATCGACcgtgacgatgacgacgaggacgaggacggcaGCCAGTTTTTCTCAAGCGGTCAGTTTTTCTTCCGCACCCAGTAA